The window GTTTTGTGATTGCAGGTTAAAGTGGTAATCGTAGACAGTATCACGTTTCATTTTCGTCAGGACTTTGATGATTTAGCTCAGAGGACACGAGTGCTTAGTGAAATGGCTTTGAAGTTTATGAAGCTTGCCAAAAAGTTCTCTCTTGCTGTAAGCATTCATCTTAACTCTCACTATATTTCGAGGTTGCAAATCACATCCATAATTAACTCTTTTACTTCCAATCTCAGGTTGTGTTATTAAACCAGGTGACCACAAAGTACACCGAAGGCTCGTTTCAGTTAGCTCTTGCGTTAGGTTGACCAAACTCAGATCAAACCATCTCTATTTACTAATTATCATTATCAATAATCATTCATTTGTTTATTTCAGGTGATAGCTGGTCTCATTCGTGCACCAACCGAGTGATTCTGTATTGGAACGGTGATGAGCGTTACGCTTATATCGACAAGTCCCCTTCACTTCCTTCGGCTTCCGCTTCGTACACTGTAACTGGTAGAGGTCTAAGAAACTCCTCATCAAGTAGCAAGCGTGTCAAGATGATGTAAAGACACAACACAAGCACACGAGTAAGCTTTCTACGGTTTCCTTTGCTGCGTGTCAAAATGATGTAAAGACACAACACAAGCACATGAGTAAGCTTTCTCccgtttagttttgattttgattgaaGAGACTGGTTTGTCCGGTTAATATCAGAACCGGTACAAGAGTTGGTGGATTAGTgactaataataatattatttcttaaatcTAAAGCAATTAGGTTCTTCACCAACCCCTGTCATGAACATGGCTTTTGCTTTACACACCAACTCATGTCGCACCTATTCTCttattttgacttttaaaaacaaaacaaaaaaagttgaaAGACGTAGAGGATCAACGAACAAGCCTGTGTTCTTTTTGAATCCAACGGTCATACTTTCTTTAGCTTGTTTTGTCCTTTAACGAACACGAGGAGTTGGCGTGATCTGATTGGTTCTCTCTCTTTCACTCTCAATATAAAAGTGCAGAGAAGCATTAGTCTTGTTCTCATTCTCTCTCAGTTCACCAGCAGAGAGCATCCATGGCTTCTTTAGCGttctctcaagctctcctttcTCGAGCCACCTCTCACAATGGCTCTAACAAGCACGTCTCTGTTCCAGCTTCCTCTGTTCTCAAAACCACTTCTCCACGCACCAACTTCTTCCACAGTCAACGCAGCGCATCCACGAGCAATCACACTCTCCGTCCTCTCGTCCGTGCATCCGCCATAGAGACGACTGACACAACAACTGATTCAACCCTGGTTGATAAATCAGTTAATACGATCAGGTTCCTGGCCATAGATGCAGTTGAGAAGGCGAAGTCTGGTCATCCTGGTCTACCAATGGGCTGTGCTCCTATGTCCCACATCTTGTACGATGAGGTCATGAGGTATAACCCCAAGAACCCTTACTGGTTCAACCGTGATCGCTTCGTTCTCTCTGCTGGACATGGATGCATGTTGCAATACGCTTTGCTTCACCTCGCTGGCTACGACAGTGTCAGGGTTTGTGGATCTCTTCTTACTCTATTGCTTTAGattattctctagaaaagaaaatttgagCGTTTGGATTGTGTTTATTAGGAGGAAGACTTGAAGAGCTTCCGTCAATGGGGAAGTAAGACGCCTGGACACCCTGAGAACTTTGAGACCCCTGGTGTTGAAGTCACTActggtttgtttcttttctgtTTCAGTTCTTCTCAGAAGCTTCTCTTCTCTGTCTATTCTCTGAATAATGTCAATTAACTCtactaaatcatttataaatgtttacgaattatttataaaaatttataaactcaATCCTAccgtttaaatattaaattttaagcAATAATCACTTATTTTATGGTATTTTGATTGAGTGTATTTTTGAAAGTAGTATCCAAGTTATTGTATTTCAaacaatttttcttattttggttGTTGCACGTGCAGGTCCTCTTGGACAAGGTATTGCAAATGCTGTTGGTTTAGCTCTGGCTGAGAAACATCTAGCTGCTAGATTCAACAAACCTGACAATGAAATCGTCGACCACTACACGTAATGACATTTGAATCCTTCTGTTTGGTTTTCTTGATTTTGTGTTTTTGGTTCTGATGTTGTGTGTTTTGGATTTTTAGTTACTCGATTATTGGAGATGGTTGTCAGATGGAAGGGATTACAAATGAAGTTTGCTCTCTAGCTGCCCACTGGGGACTTGGGAAGCTCATCGCTTTCTATGACGACAATCACATTTCTATCGATGGAGACACAGAGATCGCCTTTACGGAGAACGTGGACAAGCGCTTTGAAGCTCTAGGATGGCATGTTATTTGGGTGAAGAATGGTAACAATGGATATGATGAGATCCGTGCTGCCATTAAGGAAGCTAAGGCTGTAAAAGACAAGCCCACTTTGATTAAGGTGACTACTACAATTGGTTATGGATCTCCCAACAAGGCAAACTCGTACAGTGTCCACGGAGCCGCGCTTGGTGAGAAGGAAGTTGAGGCTACCAGAAATAACCTTGGATGGGCATATGAGCCGTTCCAGGTACCTGAGGATGTTAAAAGGTAACTGGAACTAGCTCCACTTATGTTTTATGTTTGTGTTATGGTGACCTGCTTTGGTAATTTACTTTGCTTAAATTCTCTAGCCATTGGAGCCGTCACACCCCCGAGGGAGCCGCTCTTGAAGCTGATTGGAATGCTAAGTTTTCAGCTTATGAGAAGAAGTATCCAGAGGAAGCAGAAGAGTTGAAATCTATCATCTCAGGTGACTTGCCTGCCGGTTGGGAGAAGGCACTTCCTGTAAGTATAAACTTTCTCATAATCTATACCTTTTAATTGGTGTTATGTAAATGACTTACTTACAGGCAAAATACGTTTCAGACATATACACCAGAGTCACCAGGTGACGCCACCAGAAACCTCTCTCAGCAATGTCTCAACGCTCTCGCCAAATCCCTCCCCGGTTTCCTCGGCGGTAGCGCCGACCTCGCATCTTCCAACATGACACTCCTCAAAGCCTTCGGAGACTTCCAAAACGCTACACCCGAAGGAAGAAACCTCAGGTTCGGTGTCAGGGAACACGGCATGGGAGCTATCTGCAACGGCGTCGCCCTCCACAGCCCTGGCTTCATCCCTTACTGCGCGACGTTCTTTGTGTTCACCGACTACATGAGAGCCGCGATGAGAATCGCAGCTCTCTCTGAAGCCGGTGTTATCTACGTTATGACGCATGACTCCATCGGTCTAGGAGAAGATGGACCGACTCACCAGCCTGTTGAACACTTGTCCAGCTTCCGCGCCATGCCGAATATCATGATGTTCCGTCCCGCTGACGGGAACGAAACAGCCGGTGCGTACAAAATCGCTGTCGCTAGACGGAACACGCCTTCTGTTTTGGCCTTGTCTAGACAAAAGCTGCCTCAGCTTCGGGGAACGTCTATTGAGAACGTTGAGAGAGGGGGATACATTATTACTGATAACTCTAACGGTAACAAACCGGATGTGATCTTGGTTGGAACTGGCTCGGAGCTGGAGATTGCTGCTAAAGCTGGAGAGGAGTTGAGGAAAGAAGGGAAGAGTGTGAGAGTCGTTTCGTTTGTGTGTTGGGAACTGTTTGATGAGCAAACGGATGCGTACAAGGAAAGTGTGTTGCCATCGGAGGTGTCGGCTAGAGTTAGTATCGAAGCTGGATCGACGTTTGGATGGGGGAAGGTTGTTGGAGGGAAAGGGAAATCGATTGGAATTGATTCGTTTGGGGCAAGTGCACCGGCGGGGAAGCTTTATAAAGAGTTTGGTATCACCGTTGAAGCTGTGGTTGCAGCAGCTAAGTCACTTATCTAAAGAAGTATAAGGGTTTGGTTTTGAAGTAAAGAGAGGTTCTTCCATATAAGCATTGTCTTCTTTGTCCAAGTAGAAAAATGTAAgacagaaaataaaaatttgtttcttGCAAGTGACGTTTGTAACTGTAAGTCTGAAACCATGAACACAATACTTATACCCAATGTTGGAGGCGCTTTATATTGGATTATTGATTAGGCGGTCGAGCTTTTAAAAAATGGTTATAGAAAAATGGTTTTGAGATCCGATTTGCTGAGTAAGATGTTTAAAAAACTGCTTGCTGAGTAAGATGTTTAAAAAACTGCTAATACCATTGTCAAGTATAATCTTCCTGCGTATAAGCTACCAGAAACAAAACAGACGGACAATGTCCAAGCAAGAAGATTTTGTAGCATATAATGATACCACTAAACCAAAGAAACATGAGTGCTTCATGGGCTTTTTTGTTAGAAAGATCCGTTAACTTTGTTGAGGCCCATTTAAGACCCAGATCATTAAAGACCCGTCACGTGGAGAACATACTTGAAACGTGGCATATTGTTATTGGCTATTAGAAAGTGATCATACCATCCTCACCAAACCTCTGTTGTGttatgttttctcttttttttttgtaaagccGCCATTACAAAAACCTTTCTTCTttctctaatttaattattcaaACAGTTTTCTTTTGTAAAGTTTCGTAATTTGAGTTTGGTTAGGTGAGTTGAAAgatcaaaaactaaaactttgATCTTTCACATTTTCGTCGATTGCTTTCAATCGGATGGCACAAGCTAGCAGAATCTGCCACGGCGTGCAGAACCCATGTGTTGTGCTTCAACCCATCAGAGAAATCTCGGGTCTCATCAAGCTACCCGGATCCAAGTCTCTCTCCAATCGGATCCTACTTCTTGCCGCTCTATCTGAGGTGCAGTTTTCTCTCGTAGTGATGGGCTGGGCTGGGCTACCAAACAAAAGGCCTGGTATTTCAGATTGTTATGAACCGGGTTTTACGAATTTAACCGGTTATGGAATTAAACGTTGACTAATTTTATTACCAATGTCTCTCGTCGTGGTCTCAGTGTATGACACAGGTcggcttcttcgtcttccaacTTTGAGCATCTTCCCCAAATTTTCACCTCTTTCTTCTCTCATGGATGCTTCGAATCTCGGTTCTTCCAGCAAACCGGCCTTCTCTTCCTTCTCACAATCCAGCAGAAGGTACACTGAgtcaacgtttttttttttcacattaaAGGTTTGGTCTTGATTCGATTATGATGTTTTGATGAATGTAGCGGCGGTAGAGGAAGAGGAAACGAGAGAGATAGTGATCATCGGAGACCTCAGGGCCGTggcggcggtggtggtggcagaggaggaggaggaggaggaaaagATAGAATTGATGCTCTTGGAAGACTCTTGTAAGTGCAATCGTTATTGATGTTGTGAAGAAAAGTAGAGATTGTTAGGTTGAgattaaatatcttttttttggaTGAATCAGGACGAGAATCTTGAGACACATGGCTACTGAGCTGAGACTGAACATGAGAGGTGATGGTTTTGTTAAAGTTGGAGACTTGCTTCAGCTGAATCTGAAAACGTCTGCAAACGTTCAGTTGAAGTCTCATACCATTGATGAAATCAGAGAGGTCTGTTTCCACTAATCTTCATTAACCTGTGTGGTGGGGTTTGTGTATGATGTCGTTTGGTGGTGTTTAACTAACAGGCAGTGAGAAGGGACAATAAGCAACGTTTTAGCCTCGTTGAAGAGAACGGAGAGCTCTTGATTCGCGCTAACCAAGGCCACTCCATCACGGTTAGAAAAGACTCTTGATTTGGTCGCTTTCTCTCTTTGATCTTTGTGTTGAAACCATTGATCTTCTATTTGTAGTGGTTTGACTTTCTGATGTCTACTTATAGCTTCTGCTTTACTGCTTATGCCTTTCTGTGCAGACGGTTGAGTCCGAGAAGTTACTTAAACCAATATTGTCACCTGAAGAAGCTCCAGGTAAAAGCAGTACTACTATAGGACGTTTACTTGTGTCTTTGTATCAAATAGTTTCTCATTTGCTTTGTTTTGTGGTAATGGCAGTTTGTGTGCATGGAACATATCGGAAGAATTTGGAATCCATCTTAGCATCTGGCTTAAAGCGTATGAATAGACTCCATGTTCACTTTTCTTGTGGCTTGCCAACAGATGGTGAAGTGATAAGTGGTAAGCTACTTTTGATGCTGTTCCTGAGTAATTGCATTATGCACATTTATCTTCCTGGGGATTGATAACAGTTTGATATGATTTTTGGCTTAAGGCATGAGAAGAAATGTTAATGTCTTGATCTTCCTTGACATCAAGAAAGCTCTTGAAGGTTTTAGCACTAGAACTCAAAATTCTTTTTGtatattaacaatattttatgtCCTTCTAAAACTTTCTTTTGATCTTTCTGTAGATGGAATTGCATTCTACGTTTCAGACAACAAAGTGATTTTGACTGAAGGCATTGATGGTGTAGTGCCTGTTGATTACTTCCACAAGATCGAGTCTTGGCCTAGTCGGCAGCCAATTCCtttctgaatatttttctttatggaCGACATCATTGACTTATTACCACTAGGGATGTTGTCATGGGCAAAAAAACCCGGCCCGGCCCGAACCCAAACTAAACCCGCCCAGAAAATACCCTAAACTATAAAACCCGAAAAAAACCCGGTACTATTAGGGTAACTCGCGAAAAACCCTAGAACTTTAGGGTTACCCACGGGTACCCGAAAAAACTCTTTTTTGAGTTTTGTGGTTTTTTAGTTAAAGTTTTATAGTTTtaacttaaatttatatgtattgaatatttcattttaatcatgttttgtattaaatttgattaattttcaattatcaaatttattttctgtataaagtaacaaataaaattttcatcatTCATAATTTTCAATTTGCAAATTTATACTATATCCATAatgtaagtaaataaataagttatagAGAGTGCAAAATTTAATAGTGGGCATTGTATGTTTTGATTTATACATCTAATTTTTGATTTCAATCATTTAAATCCTTAAAAATTAGGGTAAAAGTCATcctttcaattatatatatatatatttaaaaacccaTAGGGTACCCGAAACCCGATAGGGTaaaacccgaacgggtaatttATAAATCAAGACCCGCCCAAAATAAACCCGCGAATTTTGAAAACTGAATATAcgggttttggtttttaaattCCAACCGGGTTTAGGGTACCCTATGGGTAAAAACCCATTGTTAACATCCCTAATTaccaccaaacaatgcaactgGTGAAGCAATACATCAATATTTGATCATGGCTGTTGTTTACATTATCATAAGTGTGTAACCAATGCTTGCAGAAACATTGCAACTCATTTATATTCTGTCTGTGttctttataaatatttctcGCAACTCTTTcagaatataattaaaaagcTTGTTGTTCCTTGAAATGATCAAAACCATAATTGTAACTTGACAAAAACAAACACTAAAACGAAAATGAAAACACAAGTCTAGTTGATACGAATAGAAACGACAACTTCACGTCACTCCATGCACTGCATGCTCTCTAAGCAACAAGAGTGGAGGCAGTTGTAAACTCGCTGcaaagaaaaacaattcaaGATTTATATCAGAACCTTTACTTGGCAAAATCATTTCTTCAATGGGGAAGTAAGACGCCTGGACACCCTGAGAACTTTGAGACCCCTGGTGTTGAAGTCACTActggtttgtttcttttctgtTTCAGTTCTTGTCAGAAGCTTCTCTTCTCTGTCTATTCTCTGTTTCAGTTCTTGTCAGAAGTCACCCTGAGAAGTTTCCTTTTTTATAGGGAACTACTGTGGTGGACAACTTGTTGAACAGTGATGACATCAACTACATCTACATGCTTGATGCCTTGAACACGCTGGGACTTAACGTGGAACGTGACAGTGTAAACAACCGTGCTGTTGTTGAAGGATGTGGCGGGATATTCCCTGCTTCCTTAGATTCTAAGAGTGATATAGAGTTGTACCTTGGCAATGCAGGAACAGCCATGCGTCCTCTTACCGCTGCAGGCGGCAACGCTAGGTAAGGTTAAGTAGCttttttggtatcttagttatGTCAAGAATAGATCCTAAAATTTAGTAATCAGTACTTGACTGCACTCCTCATGGCAGCTCCTTTAGCTCTCGGAGACGTGGAGATTGAGATGGTTGAAGTTGATGGAGCGTTTTGGTGGTTAGTGCCGAGCATAGTGATAGCTGGGATCGTTTCTTTGTCAAGGGCGGTCACAAGTACAAGTAGgatttgtttcttcttccttttccgAGATCACATAACTTAGAATTATATTTGACAAAATTTGATTCAGGTCTCCTGGTAATGCTTACGTAGAAGGTGATGCCTCTATCGGTGAAACTGTCACTGTTGAAGGTTGTGGAACAACCAGTCTTCAGGTAATTTTATCAACTCTGAATCataacatttttttgaaaaatcgaAGCTCTTTTTGTATGAATATCAAAGGGAGATGTGAAATTCGCAGAGGTTCTTGAGAAAATGGGGTGTAAAGTGTCATGGACAGAGAACAGTGTGACTGTGACTGGACCATCTAGAGATGCTTTTGGAATGAGACACTTGGGCGCTGTTGATGTCAACATGGACAAGATGCCTGATGTGGCCATGACTCTTGCCGTTGTTGCTCTCTTTGCCGATGGTCCAACCACCATTAGAGACGGTA is drawn from Brassica rapa cultivar Chiifu-401-42 chromosome A05, CAAS_Brap_v3.01, whole genome shotgun sequence and contains these coding sequences:
- the LOC103866871 gene encoding transketolase-2, chloroplastic, translated to MASLAFSQALLSRATSHNGSNKHVSVPASSVLKTTSPRTNFFHSQRSASTSNHTLRPLVRASAIETTDTTTDSTLVDKSVNTIRFLAIDAVEKAKSGHPGLPMGCAPMSHILYDEVMRYNPKNPYWFNRDRFVLSAGHGCMLQYALLHLAGYDSVREEDLKSFRQWGSKTPGHPENFETPGVEVTTGPLGQGIANAVGLALAEKHLAARFNKPDNEIVDHYTYSIIGDGCQMEGITNEVCSLAAHWGLGKLIAFYDDNHISIDGDTEIAFTENVDKRFEALGWHVIWVKNGNNGYDEIRAAIKEAKAVKDKPTLIKVTTTIGYGSPNKANSYSVHGAALGEKEVEATRNNLGWAYEPFQVPEDVKSHWSRHTPEGAALEADWNAKFSAYEKKYPEEAEELKSIISGDLPAGWEKALPTYTPESPGDATRNLSQQCLNALAKSLPGFLGGSADLASSNMTLLKAFGDFQNATPEGRNLRFGVREHGMGAICNGVALHSPGFIPYCATFFVFTDYMRAAMRIAALSEAGVIYVMTHDSIGLGEDGPTHQPVEHLSSFRAMPNIMMFRPADGNETAGAYKIAVARRNTPSVLALSRQKLPQLRGTSIENVERGGYIITDNSNGNKPDVILVGTGSELEIAAKAGEELRKEGKSVRVVSFVCWELFDEQTDAYKESVLPSEVSARVSIEAGSTFGWGKVVGGKGKSIGIDSFGASAPAGKLYKEFGITVEAVVAAAKSLI
- the LOC103866869 gene encoding tRNA 2'-phosphotransferase 1 isoform X1, which translates into the protein MAQASRICHGVQNPCVVLQPIREISGLIKLPGSKSLSNRILLLAALSEVQFSLVVMGWAGLPNKRPVYDTGRLLRLPTLSIFPKFSPLSSLMDASNLGSSSKPAFSSFSQSSRSGGRGRGNERDSDHRRPQGRGGGGGGRGGGGGGKDRIDALGRLLTRILRHMATELRLNMRGDGFVKVGDLLQLNLKTSANVQLKSHTIDEIREAVRRDNKQRFSLVEENGELLIRANQGHSITTVESEKLLKPILSPEEAPVCVHGTYRKNLESILASGLKRMNRLHVHFSCGLPTDGEVISGMRRNVNVLIFLDIKKALEDGIAFYVSDNKVILTEGIDGVVPVDYFHKIESWPSRQPIPF
- the LOC103866869 gene encoding tRNA 2'-phosphotransferase 1 isoform X2, which translates into the protein MAQASRICHGVQNPCVVLQPIREISGLIKLPGSKSLSNRILLLAALSEVQFSLVVMGWAGLPNKRPVYDTGRLLRLPTLSIFPKFSPLSSLMDASNLGSSSKPAFSSFSQSSRRGRGNERDSDHRRPQGRGGGGGGRGGGGGGKDRIDALGRLLTRILRHMATELRLNMRGDGFVKVGDLLQLNLKTSANVQLKSHTIDEIREAVRRDNKQRFSLVEENGELLIRANQGHSITTVESEKLLKPILSPEEAPVCVHGTYRKNLESILASGLKRMNRLHVHFSCGLPTDGEVISGMRRNVNVLIFLDIKKALEDGIAFYVSDNKVILTEGIDGVVPVDYFHKIESWPSRQPIPF
- the LOC103866869 gene encoding tRNA 2'-phosphotransferase 1 isoform X7, with translation MSLVVVSVYDTGRLLRLPTLSIFPKFSPLSSLMDASNLGSSSKPAFSSFSQSSRSGGRGRGNERDSDHRRPQGRGGGGGGRGGGGGGKDRIDALGRLLTRILRHMATELRLNMRGDGFVKVGDLLQLNLKTSANVQLKSHTIDEIREAVRRDNKQRFSLVEENGELLIRANQGHSITTVESEKLLKPILSPEEAPVCVHGTYRKNLESILASGLKRMNRLHVHFSCGLPTDGEVISGMRRNVNVLIFLDIKKALEDGIAFYVSDNKVILTEGIDGVVPVDYFHKIESWPSRQPIPF
- the LOC103866869 gene encoding tRNA 2'-phosphotransferase 1 isoform X8, with protein sequence MSLVVVSVCRLLRLPTLSIFPKFSPLSSLMDASNLGSSSKPAFSSFSQSSRSGGRGRGNERDSDHRRPQGRGGGGGGRGGGGGGKDRIDALGRLLTRILRHMATELRLNMRGDGFVKVGDLLQLNLKTSANVQLKSHTIDEIREAVRRDNKQRFSLVEENGELLIRANQGHSITTVESEKLLKPILSPEEAPVCVHGTYRKNLESILASGLKRMNRLHVHFSCGLPTDGEVISGMRRNVNVLIFLDIKKALEDGIAFYVSDNKVILTEGIDGVVPVDYFHKIESWPSRQPIPF
- the LOC103866869 gene encoding tRNA 2'-phosphotransferase 1 isoform X3, yielding MAPTLCENRRRSKKSFHSRRIFMETSRLPLSSTDLARVCRLLRLPTLSIFPKFSPLSSLMDASNLGSSSKPAFSSFSQSSRSGGRGRGNERDSDHRRPQGRGGGGGGRGGGGGGKDRIDALGRLLTRILRHMATELRLNMRGDGFVKVGDLLQLNLKTSANVQLKSHTIDEIREAVRRDNKQRFSLVEENGELLIRANQGHSITTVESEKLLKPILSPEEAPVCVHGTYRKNLESILASGLKRMNRLHVHFSCGLPTDGEVISGMRRNVNVLIFLDIKKALEDGIAFYVSDNKVILTEGIDGVVPVDYFHKIESWPSRQPIPF
- the LOC103866869 gene encoding tRNA 2'-phosphotransferase 1 isoform X14 gives rise to the protein MDASNLGSSSKPAFSSFSQSSRRGRGNERDSDHRRPQGRGGGGGGRGGGGGGKDRIDALGRLLTRILRHMATELRLNMRGDGFVKVGDLLQLNLKTSANVQLKSHTIDEIREAVRRDNKQRFSLVEENGELLIRANQGHSITTVESEKLLKPILSPEEAPVCVHGTYRKNLESILASGLKRMNRLHVHFSCGLPTDGEVISGMRRNVNVLIFLDIKKALEDGIAFYVSDNKVILTEGIDGVVPVDYFHKIESWPSRQPIPF
- the LOC103866869 gene encoding tRNA 2'-phosphotransferase 1 isoform X13; protein product: MDASNLGSSSKPAFSSFSQSSRSGGRGRGNERDSDHRRPQGRGGGGGGRGGGGGGKDRIDALGRLLTRILRHMATELRLNMRGDGFVKVGDLLQLNLKTSANVQLKSHTIDEIREAVRRDNKQRFSLVEENGELLIRANQGHSITTVESEKLLKPILSPEEAPVCVHGTYRKNLESILASGLKRMNRLHVHFSCGLPTDGEVISGMRRNVNVLIFLDIKKALEDGIAFYVSDNKVILTEGIDGVVPVDYFHKIESWPSRQPIPF
- the LOC103867748 gene encoding 3-phosphoshikimate 1-carboxyvinyltransferase, chloroplastic-like, with product MGNSCQKLLFSGTTVVDNLLNSDDINYIYMLDALNTLGLNVERDSVNNRAVVEGCGGIFPASLDSKSDIELYLGNAGTAMRPLTAAGGNASNQYLTALLMAAPLALGDVEIEMVEVDGAFWWSPGNAYVEGDASIGETVTVEGCGTTSLQGDVKFAEVLEKMGCKVSWTENSVTVTGPSRDAFGMRHLGAVDVNMDKMPDVAMTLAVVALFADGPTTIRDVASWRVKETERMIAICTELRKLGATVEEGSDYCVITPPAKVKPAEIDTYDDHRMAMTFSLAACADVPVTIKDLSLTTSKFLKVSQSTKITFKTIYLFFLIPTLRYVSFSLFATVTILEHRHSTLRWNS